From one Catellatospora sp. IY07-71 genomic stretch:
- a CDS encoding amidohydrolase family protein, giving the protein MTAARASDTTTLLRDALLADGRRVDVLLRGGLVDAVTPAAARLPGTAQAADRPPRDAVTAAGARPPGTTRAADRDASSPAAEHVVDLDGRLLLPAPAEVHAHLDKALTADQVPNPGGDLMGAVTAWLRHRPTRSREDIAAAARAALLGCLAHGATALRTHADLGDDIGLRGLAALLAVREAEAARCDVQLVAFAATPLTGPAGARNRDLLEQALAAGADAVGACPGLDPDPAACVQLCLELAEAHGAGVDLHVDEWLHPAPCSLELLADAVLATGFSRPVLAGHCVSLGMMAPARAAHLADRVARAGITVACLPQTNLYLQGRDHEHAVPRGLTALRTLRAAGVTVAAGGDNLQDPFNILGRGDPLETAALLVLAGHDDPATAYDAVSSRARQAMGLPPVAVAPGAPAELLAIRAGSVREALATATADRVVVHAGRVVARTAVHRHFPDEPQMGRTA; this is encoded by the coding sequence ATGACCGCGGCGCGCGCCTCCGACACGACGACCCTGCTGCGTGACGCCCTGCTGGCCGACGGCCGCCGGGTGGACGTGCTGCTGCGCGGTGGCCTGGTCGACGCGGTGACCCCGGCCGCCGCGCGGCTGCCGGGCACCGCCCAGGCGGCGGACCGCCCGCCGCGTGACGCCGTGACCGCGGCCGGAGCGCGACCGCCGGGCACCACCCGGGCGGCGGACCGCGACGCAAGCTCTCCCGCCGCCGAGCACGTCGTGGACCTGGACGGGCGGCTGCTGCTGCCCGCCCCGGCCGAGGTGCACGCGCACCTCGACAAGGCGCTGACCGCCGACCAGGTGCCCAACCCGGGCGGCGACCTGATGGGCGCGGTCACCGCCTGGCTGCGCCACCGGCCCACCCGGAGCCGGGAGGACATCGCCGCCGCGGCGCGCGCCGCGCTGCTCGGCTGTCTCGCCCACGGCGCCACCGCGCTGCGCACCCACGCCGACCTCGGCGACGACATCGGCCTACGCGGCCTGGCAGCGCTGCTCGCGGTGCGCGAAGCCGAAGCCGCCCGGTGCGACGTCCAGCTCGTCGCGTTCGCCGCGACCCCGCTGACCGGCCCCGCCGGCGCGCGCAACCGGGACCTGCTCGAACAGGCGCTCGCCGCGGGCGCCGACGCGGTCGGCGCCTGCCCTGGGCTCGACCCCGATCCGGCCGCCTGCGTGCAGCTGTGCCTGGAGCTGGCCGAGGCCCACGGCGCGGGCGTGGACCTGCACGTCGACGAGTGGCTGCACCCCGCGCCCTGCTCGCTGGAACTGCTGGCCGACGCGGTCCTCGCGACCGGCTTCAGCCGTCCGGTTCTCGCCGGGCACTGCGTCAGCCTCGGCATGATGGCCCCGGCCCGGGCGGCGCACCTCGCCGACCGGGTGGCGCGGGCCGGCATCACCGTGGCCTGCCTCCCCCAGACCAACCTCTACCTGCAGGGACGCGACCACGAGCACGCGGTGCCACGCGGGCTGACCGCGCTGCGCACCCTGCGCGCCGCCGGGGTCACCGTGGCCGCGGGCGGCGACAACCTCCAGGATCCCTTCAACATCCTCGGTCGCGGCGATCCCCTGGAGACCGCCGCGCTGCTCGTGCTCGCCGGGCACGACGACCCCGCCACGGCGTACGACGCGGTCAGCTCGCGGGCCCGGCAGGCGATGGGCCTGCCGCCGGTCGCGGTGGCCCCCGGCGCCCCGGCCGAGCTGCTGGCGATCCGCGCCGGATCGGTGCGCGAGGCCCTGGCGACCGCGACCGCCGACCGGGTGGTCGTCCACGCGGGCCGCGTGGTCGCCCGCACCGCCGTGCACCGGCACTTCCCCGACGAACCACAGATGGGACGGACCGCGTGA
- a CDS encoding ABC transporter ATP-binding protein produces the protein MSPDEPAVTLHEAGVRYGNGTLALDGVSLQVAAGEFVAVVGPSGGGKSTLLRLAAGLLAPSGGTVERSCDRLGFVFQDPTLLPWRSVRGNVELAGELRGVPRAERRRLAEESLARVGLSDVARQLPRTLSGGMRMRVSLARTLTGRPELMLFDEPFGSVDEITRERLGEQLQELFVADGFAGLLVTHSVAEAVFLSQRVVVLSDRPGRVVGEVAVPLPYPRDPQVRYSPAFTELTARVSALLRGEQPPVPAARPAAEPAAEPATKTEPVTKAKPVTKAEPTAKATGGPKDKPAAEPAAETASGTVVTGKEVA, from the coding sequence GTGAGCCCTGACGAACCGGCGGTGACCCTGCACGAGGCCGGCGTGCGCTACGGCAACGGCACCCTCGCCCTGGACGGGGTGTCGCTCCAGGTCGCGGCGGGCGAGTTCGTCGCCGTGGTGGGCCCCTCCGGGGGCGGTAAGAGCACGCTGCTGCGCCTGGCCGCGGGCCTGCTGGCGCCGAGCGGCGGCACGGTCGAGCGCAGCTGCGACCGGCTGGGTTTCGTGTTCCAGGACCCGACGCTGCTGCCGTGGCGCAGCGTGCGGGGCAACGTCGAACTGGCCGGGGAGCTGCGCGGGGTGCCCCGGGCGGAGCGGCGGCGGCTGGCTGAGGAGTCGCTGGCCCGGGTCGGGCTGTCCGATGTGGCCAGACAGCTGCCGCGCACCCTGTCCGGCGGTATGCGGATGCGTGTGTCGCTGGCCCGCACCCTCACCGGCCGCCCGGAGCTGATGCTGTTCGACGAGCCGTTCGGGTCGGTCGACGAGATCACCCGGGAGCGGCTGGGCGAGCAGCTGCAGGAGCTGTTCGTCGCCGACGGCTTCGCCGGGCTGCTGGTCACCCACTCCGTGGCCGAGGCGGTGTTCCTGTCGCAGCGGGTGGTGGTGCTGTCCGACCGGCCCGGCCGGGTGGTGGGCGAGGTGGCGGTGCCGCTGCCGTACCCGCGCGACCCGCAGGTGCGCTACTCCCCCGCGTTCACCGAGCTGACGGCACGCGTGTCGGCGCTGCTACGCGGCGAGCAGCCACCCGTCCCGGCCGCCCGGCCCGCCGCCGAACCGGCTGCGGAGCCCGCAACCAAAACGGAGCCCGTAACGAAGGCGAAGCCCGTGACCAAGGCAGAGCCCACGGCCAAAGCGACGGGCGGACCGAAGGACAAGCCTGCGGCCGAACCGGCGGCCGAGACCGCTTCCGGGACCGTGGTCACCGGCAAGGAGGTGGCCTGA
- a CDS encoding ABC transporter permease yields MARKVSLPHWLRVALPPAAVALAVLAAWYLGSYVLIDADRRFLLPPPHEVVRIGFLDPVNLAELLAGLRLTAEVAVTGLVIAAVTGLVLAVLMSRARWLERSIYPYAVLLQTVPILALVPLFGFWFGFGFPSRVLTCVLIALFPVTANALFGLRSVDPALHDLFTLHQAGRWTRLWKLQLPSALPAILTGLRISAGAAVIGAIVGDFFFQQGPAGLGQLIYVYPRRLQSEMLFAAVLLASAFGLLVFWFFGVVARAATAWHDSQQHEPAPAVRR; encoded by the coding sequence ATGGCCCGCAAGGTGTCCCTGCCGCACTGGCTGCGGGTCGCGCTGCCCCCGGCCGCCGTCGCGCTCGCCGTGCTGGCCGCCTGGTATCTCGGCAGCTACGTGCTCATCGACGCGGACCGGCGCTTCCTGCTGCCGCCGCCGCACGAGGTGGTCCGGATCGGCTTCCTCGACCCGGTGAACCTGGCCGAGCTGCTGGCCGGGCTGCGGCTGACCGCCGAGGTCGCGGTGACCGGGCTGGTCATCGCCGCGGTGACCGGCCTGGTGCTGGCCGTGCTGATGAGCCGGGCGCGGTGGCTGGAGCGGTCGATCTACCCGTACGCGGTGCTGCTGCAGACCGTGCCGATCCTGGCGCTGGTGCCGCTGTTCGGGTTCTGGTTCGGGTTCGGCTTCCCCAGCCGGGTGCTGACCTGCGTGCTCATCGCGCTGTTCCCGGTCACGGCGAACGCGCTGTTCGGGCTGCGCTCGGTGGATCCGGCGCTGCACGACCTGTTCACGCTGCACCAGGCGGGCCGCTGGACGCGGCTGTGGAAGCTGCAGCTGCCGTCGGCGCTGCCGGCGATCCTGACCGGCCTGCGCATCTCCGCCGGGGCGGCGGTGATCGGCGCGATCGTGGGCGACTTCTTCTTCCAGCAGGGCCCGGCCGGGCTGGGGCAGCTGATCTACGTGTACCCGCGCCGGCTGCAGTCCGAGATGCTGTTCGCCGCGGTGCTCCTGGCCTCGGCGTTCGGCCTGCTCGTCTTCTGGTTCTTCGGCGTCGTGGCACGTGCCGCCACCGCCTGGCACGACTCGCAACAGCACGAGCCCGCCCCGGCGGTGCGCCGATGA
- a CDS encoding FAD-binding oxidoreductase has protein sequence MPAPELAAIAATASRRAPVPAALAAFLGDLTAALHPDRVSTLEAARLAASRDGAYLSPLLSAVLPERLADVVVRPADTAELLTAVRLAHAHRVPVVPRGRGTGNYAQAVPLAGGLVVDLTGADRVLEVGDGWIRAEAGATFVALEAAARRHGQEIAMLPTTVGSTIGGFLGGGAGGLGSIEHGWLWDGFVLALDVVTCPPGGAPLRVHGRGCLPYLHAYGVTGIIATATVRLAPARQRTAVLASFPAPDWAGATRAGQELLRLDPPPRLVSLDDATLIETYPADPALPSGRISLRAVVDAAAAPVVTQAITAHGGRVESIAADAVGYVSTLAFNHVTLRARKARPDLCHLQVGGEPLVSDPDAVRACLPGAMLHLDGLRTHLDAADPRRGRGFGGLLLSEFRDAATLYDGIDRLRDLGVHVIDPHTWELGGPALPGIRAAAVANDPLGLLNPGKLPAA, from the coding sequence GTGCCCGCACCTGAGCTGGCCGCGATCGCCGCGACGGCGAGCCGCCGGGCGCCCGTCCCGGCGGCGCTCGCCGCGTTCCTCGGCGACCTCACCGCCGCCCTGCACCCCGATCGCGTCAGCACCCTGGAGGCGGCCCGGCTGGCCGCCTCCAGGGACGGCGCCTACCTGTCCCCGTTGCTGTCGGCGGTGCTCCCGGAGCGTCTCGCCGACGTGGTGGTGCGCCCGGCCGACACCGCGGAGCTGCTGACCGCGGTACGGCTGGCGCACGCGCACCGGGTGCCCGTGGTCCCCCGGGGCCGCGGCACCGGCAACTACGCCCAGGCGGTGCCGCTGGCCGGCGGGCTCGTCGTCGATCTCACCGGCGCCGACCGGGTGCTGGAGGTCGGCGACGGCTGGATCCGCGCCGAGGCCGGGGCCACGTTCGTGGCGCTGGAGGCGGCCGCGCGGCGGCACGGCCAGGAGATCGCGATGCTGCCGACCACCGTCGGCAGCACCATCGGCGGTTTCCTCGGCGGCGGCGCGGGCGGGCTCGGCTCCATCGAGCACGGCTGGCTGTGGGACGGCTTCGTGCTGGCCCTGGACGTGGTCACCTGCCCGCCCGGCGGCGCGCCGCTGCGCGTGCACGGGCGCGGCTGCCTGCCGTACCTGCACGCGTACGGCGTCACGGGCATCATCGCCACCGCCACGGTGCGGCTGGCGCCCGCCCGGCAGCGCACCGCGGTGCTCGCCTCGTTCCCCGCGCCGGACTGGGCCGGGGCCACCCGCGCCGGGCAGGAGCTGCTGCGGCTGGACCCGCCACCCCGGCTGGTGTCGCTGGACGACGCCACGCTGATCGAGACCTATCCGGCCGACCCGGCGCTGCCCTCGGGCCGGATCAGCCTGCGCGCCGTCGTGGACGCCGCCGCCGCGCCCGTCGTGACGCAGGCGATCACCGCGCACGGCGGGCGGGTCGAGTCCATCGCCGCCGACGCGGTCGGCTACGTGTCCACACTGGCCTTCAACCACGTCACGTTGCGCGCCCGCAAGGCCCGGCCCGACCTGTGCCACCTCCAGGTGGGCGGCGAGCCGCTGGTGAGCGATCCGGACGCGGTGCGTGCCTGCCTGCCCGGGGCGATGCTGCACCTGGACGGCCTGCGTACCCATCTGGACGCCGCGGACCCGCGACGCGGGCGCGGCTTCGGTGGCCTGCTGCTGTCGGAGTTCCGCGACGCCGCGACCCTCTACGACGGCATCGACCGGCTACGCGACCTGGGCGTACACGTGATCGACCCGCACACCTGGGAGCTGGGCGGCCCAGCGCTGCCCGGCATCCGCGCCGCCGCCGTCGCCAACGACCCGCTCGGCCTGCTCAACCCCGGCAAACTCCCCGCGGCGTAG
- a CDS encoding TraR/DksA C4-type zinc finger protein, which produces MTTLDTTDHDDWLVRVHHRLTRTCQDQTAQLAELTATAPDAAEAAAHNALLSAARQGLADTVAALRRIEQGRYGACEVCAAAIPAARLDLLPHARTCVSCPR; this is translated from the coding sequence ATGACCACGCTCGACACCACCGATCACGACGACTGGCTCGTCCGGGTCCACCACCGGCTGACCCGCACCTGCCAGGACCAGACCGCCCAGCTGGCCGAACTCACCGCCACCGCCCCCGACGCCGCCGAGGCCGCCGCGCACAACGCGCTGCTGAGCGCGGCCCGCCAGGGCCTCGCCGACACCGTCGCCGCGCTCCGCCGCATCGAGCAGGGCCGCTACGGCGCCTGCGAGGTGTGCGCCGCCGCCATCCCCGCCGCGCGGCTGGACCTGCTCCCCCACGCCCGGACCTGCGTGTCCTGCCCCCGCTAG
- a CDS encoding class I SAM-dependent methyltransferase has product MTAPNDPEADRALKTRHRAMWALGDYPAVAAEVIPALGPALVDACQVKPGAQVLDVAAGSGNAAIPAALAGADVVASDLTPELFDAGRRVAAEQGAQLRWEQADAEALPYADGAFDVVMSCVGVMFAPHHQAAADELVRVCRPGGTIGLISWTPEGFIGRMFAAMKPYAAPPPPGASPPPLWGDPAHVAKLLGDRVTDVEVCRATVRVDHFDTAEEFRDYFKANYGPTIAVYRNLADQPERAAELDEALAELARRHDLGWGAMDWEYLLVTARRAE; this is encoded by the coding sequence ATGACCGCACCGAACGACCCGGAAGCCGACCGCGCGCTCAAGACGCGGCACCGGGCGATGTGGGCCCTCGGGGACTACCCGGCGGTCGCCGCCGAGGTCATCCCCGCGCTGGGCCCGGCGCTGGTGGACGCCTGCCAGGTGAAGCCGGGCGCGCAGGTCCTCGACGTCGCTGCGGGCTCCGGCAACGCGGCGATCCCCGCCGCGCTGGCCGGCGCGGACGTCGTCGCCAGCGACCTGACCCCCGAACTGTTCGACGCGGGCCGCCGGGTCGCCGCGGAGCAGGGCGCGCAGCTGCGCTGGGAGCAGGCCGACGCGGAGGCGCTGCCGTACGCCGACGGCGCCTTCGACGTCGTCATGTCCTGCGTGGGCGTCATGTTCGCCCCGCACCACCAGGCCGCCGCGGACGAACTGGTCCGGGTGTGCCGGCCGGGCGGCACGATCGGCCTGATCAGCTGGACGCCGGAGGGTTTCATCGGCCGCATGTTCGCGGCGATGAAGCCGTACGCGGCACCGCCGCCGCCCGGGGCGTCACCGCCGCCGCTGTGGGGCGACCCGGCGCACGTGGCCAAGCTGCTCGGCGACCGGGTCACCGACGTCGAGGTATGCCGCGCCACCGTCCGGGTGGACCACTTCGACACGGCCGAGGAGTTCCGCGACTACTTCAAGGCCAACTACGGCCCGACCATCGCCGTCTACCGCAACCTCGCCGACCAGCCCGAACGCGCCGCGGAGCTGGACGAGGCGCTGGCCGAGCTGGCCCGCCGGCACGACCTCGGCTGGGGCGCCATGGACTGGGAGTACCTGCTGGTCACGGCGCGCCGGGCGGAATGA
- the dinB gene encoding DNA polymerase IV, translated as MRSEAAILHADLDSFYASVEQRDDPRLRGRPVIVGGGVVLAASYEAKAFGVRTAMGVRAARALCPRALVVEPRMAAYTAASRAVFAVFDDTTPLVEPLSIDEAFLDVGGLHRIAGTPVEIARGLRRDVLDRVGLPITVGVARTKFLAKVASRVAKPDGLLAVAPGDELAFLHGLPVEVLWGVGQVTAAKLHQRGIRRVGQVARLGEAALVSLLGQGAGRHLHALAHNRDPRPVVVGRRRASMGAQHALGRGPHHAEFLDATLAGLVERVTRRMRRAERPGRTVVLRLRFADYTRATRSTTLPKATAQTEAVLDAARTLLATALPLVAERGLTLLGVSVGNLDADGHVQPELPFGEVHRDALDTVLDAVRERFGTGSLQRGTLLGRDTGLVMPMLPD; from the coding sequence GTGCGGAGTGAAGCGGCGATCCTGCACGCGGACCTCGACTCGTTCTACGCGTCGGTGGAGCAGCGTGACGATCCGCGGCTGCGCGGGCGGCCCGTGATCGTCGGCGGCGGTGTCGTGCTCGCGGCCAGCTATGAGGCGAAGGCGTTCGGCGTGCGCACCGCGATGGGCGTGCGCGCCGCGCGCGCCCTGTGCCCCCGCGCGCTGGTGGTCGAGCCGCGGATGGCCGCGTACACCGCCGCCAGCCGGGCCGTGTTCGCGGTGTTCGACGACACCACGCCGCTGGTCGAGCCCCTCTCCATCGACGAGGCGTTCCTCGACGTCGGGGGGCTGCACCGGATCGCCGGCACCCCGGTGGAGATCGCCCGAGGGCTGCGCCGCGACGTGCTCGACCGGGTCGGCCTGCCGATCACCGTCGGGGTGGCCCGCACCAAGTTCCTGGCGAAGGTGGCCAGCCGGGTCGCCAAGCCGGACGGGCTGCTGGCCGTCGCCCCGGGCGACGAGCTGGCGTTCCTGCACGGGCTGCCGGTGGAGGTGCTCTGGGGGGTCGGCCAGGTGACCGCGGCGAAACTGCACCAGCGCGGCATCCGCAGGGTCGGCCAGGTCGCCCGGCTCGGCGAGGCCGCCCTGGTCTCGCTGCTCGGCCAGGGCGCCGGGCGGCACCTGCACGCACTGGCGCACAACCGCGATCCGCGCCCGGTGGTCGTCGGCCGCCGCCGCGCGTCGATGGGCGCGCAGCACGCGCTGGGGCGCGGTCCGCACCACGCCGAGTTCCTCGACGCCACCCTGGCCGGGCTGGTGGAGCGGGTCACCCGCCGGATGCGCAGGGCCGAGCGGCCGGGGCGCACCGTCGTGCTGCGGCTGCGTTTCGCCGACTACACCCGGGCCACCCGCTCCACCACGCTGCCCAAGGCCACCGCGCAGACCGAGGCCGTCCTGGACGCCGCGCGCACGCTGCTGGCCACGGCGCTGCCGCTGGTCGCCGAGCGCGGCCTGACCCTGCTCGGCGTATCCGTCGGCAATCTGGACGCCGACGGCCACGTGCAGCCGGAGCTGCCGTTCGGCGAGGTGCACCGTGACGCGCTGGACACCGTCCTCGACGCCGTGCGCGAACGCTTCGGCACCGGCTCGCTGCAGCGCGGCACGCTGCTGGGCCGCGACACCGGCCTGGTCATGCCGATGCTGCCGGACTGA
- a CDS encoding HSP90 family protein translates to MNQSFQVDLRGIVDLLSHHLYSSPRVYVRELMQNAVDAITARRAVAPGAPASVWLETPKTTGDGTLRVHDTGLGLTEQQVHELLATIGRSGKRDELGFSRHEFLGQFGIGLLSCFLVADEIRVQTRHEGHPTVYWTGYSDGRYETKAGPDRQEVGTTVTLVPRRDAASWLDTARVRDLAVLFGELLPYPVRVDGDLITAGELPWRGGRAALTELAQQTFGFTPFDVIELNVPEAGLTGVALVLPTPANPAAKAGHRVYLKRMLLAEGAEDVLPEWAFFARCVLDASELRPTASREALYEDGLLESVREQLGAQLRGWLVNLARHDPDRMNRFLAVHHLGVKALAMHDDEMLRLVDRWWPMETNMGRMPLEEFRRRHGVVRYSANVDEFRQLAAVAAAQGLAVVNGGYTYDTELIERLPVLDGSILVDRLDPSDLSTRFDTLDPGAELALRPFLAAAQRCLDPLGCEVVLRAFDPPSMPALYLTDRNATFQRRLRETTQVVDELWAGVLSAFEKAEAQARPQLVLNHRNPLVRRVAALPSPEVVGLTVQALYGQALLLGHHPLRPADTALLNRSFLDLIDLAVPREDA, encoded by the coding sequence GTGAATCAGTCCTTCCAGGTGGATCTGCGCGGCATCGTCGACCTGCTGAGCCACCACCTGTACAGCAGCCCGCGCGTCTACGTGCGTGAGCTGATGCAGAACGCGGTGGACGCGATCACGGCCCGCCGGGCGGTGGCGCCGGGCGCGCCCGCGTCGGTGTGGCTGGAGACGCCGAAGACGACCGGCGACGGCACGCTGCGGGTGCACGACACCGGGCTGGGGCTGACCGAGCAGCAGGTGCACGAGCTGCTGGCCACCATCGGCCGCAGCGGCAAGCGCGACGAGCTGGGCTTCTCCCGGCACGAGTTCCTGGGCCAGTTCGGCATCGGGCTGCTGTCGTGTTTCCTGGTGGCCGACGAGATCCGGGTGCAGACCCGGCACGAGGGCCACCCGACGGTCTACTGGACCGGCTACTCCGACGGACGCTACGAGACCAAGGCGGGCCCGGACCGGCAGGAGGTCGGCACCACGGTCACCCTGGTGCCCCGCCGCGACGCCGCGTCGTGGCTGGACACCGCTCGGGTACGCGATCTCGCCGTGCTCTTCGGCGAGCTGCTGCCGTATCCGGTGCGGGTGGACGGTGACCTGATCACCGCCGGGGAGCTGCCGTGGCGGGGCGGCCGGGCGGCGCTGACGGAGCTGGCGCAGCAGACGTTCGGGTTCACGCCGTTCGACGTGATCGAGCTGAACGTGCCGGAGGCGGGGCTGACGGGGGTGGCGCTGGTGCTGCCGACGCCCGCGAACCCGGCGGCCAAGGCGGGGCACCGGGTGTATCTCAAGCGCATGCTGCTGGCCGAGGGCGCCGAGGACGTGCTGCCCGAGTGGGCGTTCTTCGCCCGGTGCGTGCTCGACGCGAGCGAGTTGCGCCCCACCGCCAGCCGCGAGGCGCTGTACGAGGACGGCCTGCTGGAGTCGGTGCGCGAGCAGCTCGGCGCGCAGCTGCGCGGCTGGCTGGTGAACCTGGCCCGGCACGACCCGGACCGGATGAACCGCTTCCTGGCCGTGCACCACCTGGGCGTGAAGGCGCTGGCCATGCACGACGACGAGATGCTGCGGCTGGTCGACCGGTGGTGGCCGATGGAGACCAACATGGGGCGGATGCCGCTGGAGGAGTTCCGCCGCCGCCACGGCGTGGTCCGCTACAGCGCCAATGTGGACGAGTTCCGGCAGCTCGCGGCGGTGGCCGCGGCGCAGGGGCTGGCCGTGGTCAACGGCGGCTACACGTACGACACGGAGCTGATCGAGCGGCTGCCGGTGCTGGACGGGTCGATCCTGGTGGACCGGCTCGACCCGAGCGACCTGTCGACCCGGTTCGACACCCTGGACCCGGGCGCGGAGCTGGCCCTGCGCCCGTTCCTGGCCGCGGCGCAGCGCTGCCTGGACCCGCTGGGTTGCGAGGTCGTGCTGCGCGCGTTCGACCCGCCGAGCATGCCGGCGCTGTACCTGACCGACCGCAACGCCACGTTCCAGCGGCGGCTGCGGGAGACCACGCAGGTCGTGGACGAGCTGTGGGCGGGGGTGCTGTCGGCGTTCGAGAAGGCCGAGGCGCAGGCCCGCCCGCAGCTGGTGCTCAACCACCGCAACCCGCTGGTGCGCCGGGTCGCGGCGCTGCCCTCGCCGGAGGTCGTCGGCCTGACCGTGCAGGCGCTGTACGGGCAGGCGCTGCTGCTCGGCCACCACCCGCTGCGCCCCGCGGACACGGCGCTGCTCAACCGCTCGTTCCTCGACCTGATCGATCTGGCCGTGCCCCGGGAGGACGCATGA
- a CDS encoding N-6 DNA methylase, with protein sequence MESGAEVTAVEIARLAGVGRAAVSNWRRRYADFPRPTGGTATSPAFRLADVEAWLIAHDRLPEPTGVDRLWRALRHGSADPDGELPALARVLLASWRTPADARRHAAALAVADEMGVGTALAAVADRYAEVRARRGAAATSAQVAALMCELADVAGQTVLDPACRSGVLPAAAVAHGAAVVAGQDPDADHVTIAQARLYGAAVPAEVRAGGLGADAYPELRADVVLCDPPGGGRWGHDELGEDPRWAYGVPPRGEGELAWVQHALARLRPGGTAVLLLPPGVAQRPAGRRIRRELLRQGALRALITLPAGVTPPHNTRLQLWLLRRPDAAHRAREVLLVEAAGLWDETRATVLAAVRAYEAGRALPEELAGRAVVREAVELSDEDVDLTPARHIPAEQALVTADLIVRRRGELVDLLGRLPATVPPVTPGDGEPPAAQITVGDLVKKGLVALNTDPATVVRPGDVLVPSIGPRLRVRVAGPADDGRPLGAQMFLLRTKPGYVDPWCFAGFLGAQANLRRIVSAGSVPRVDVRKAHMPRLPLTRQLEYAEHFRRLREFEDALWLAATAGEEVARMVGEGLVAGTLGSG encoded by the coding sequence ATGGAGAGCGGGGCGGAGGTCACCGCCGTCGAGATCGCCCGCCTGGCGGGGGTCGGCCGGGCGGCGGTCAGCAACTGGCGCAGGCGGTACGCCGACTTCCCGCGGCCCACGGGCGGCACGGCGACCAGCCCGGCGTTCCGGCTGGCCGACGTCGAGGCGTGGCTGATCGCCCACGACCGGCTGCCGGAGCCGACCGGCGTCGACCGGCTCTGGCGCGCGCTACGCCACGGCTCGGCCGACCCCGACGGCGAGCTGCCCGCGCTGGCCCGCGTACTGCTGGCGTCCTGGCGCACCCCGGCCGACGCCCGGCGGCACGCGGCGGCGCTCGCCGTCGCCGACGAGATGGGGGTCGGCACGGCCCTGGCGGCGGTGGCCGACCGCTACGCCGAGGTGCGGGCGCGGCGGGGCGCGGCGGCCACCTCCGCCCAGGTCGCCGCGCTGATGTGTGAACTCGCCGACGTCGCGGGGCAGACCGTGCTGGACCCGGCCTGCCGCAGCGGCGTGCTGCCGGCCGCCGCCGTGGCGCACGGCGCGGCGGTCGTGGCCGGGCAGGATCCCGACGCCGACCACGTCACGATCGCGCAGGCCAGGCTGTACGGCGCGGCGGTGCCGGCCGAGGTGCGGGCCGGTGGGCTGGGCGCGGACGCGTATCCGGAACTGCGGGCCGATGTGGTGCTGTGCGATCCGCCCGGCGGCGGCCGGTGGGGCCACGACGAGCTGGGCGAGGATCCGCGCTGGGCGTACGGGGTGCCGCCGCGCGGGGAGGGCGAGCTGGCCTGGGTCCAGCACGCGCTGGCCCGGCTGCGGCCCGGCGGCACGGCGGTGCTGCTGCTGCCGCCCGGGGTCGCGCAGCGTCCGGCGGGCCGCCGCATCCGCCGTGAGCTGCTGCGCCAGGGCGCGTTGCGGGCGCTGATCACGCTGCCCGCCGGGGTGACGCCGCCGCACAACACGCGGCTGCAGCTGTGGCTGCTGCGCCGCCCGGACGCCGCGCACCGGGCGCGGGAGGTGCTGCTGGTCGAGGCGGCGGGGCTGTGGGACGAGACCCGGGCGACGGTGCTGGCGGCGGTGCGGGCGTACGAGGCGGGCCGGGCGCTGCCGGAGGAGCTGGCGGGGCGGGCCGTGGTGCGCGAGGCGGTCGAGCTGAGCGACGAGGACGTCGACCTGACCCCGGCCCGGCACATCCCGGCCGAGCAGGCGTTGGTCACCGCGGACCTGATCGTGCGGCGCCGCGGGGAGCTGGTGGACCTGCTGGGGCGGCTGCCCGCGACGGTCCCGCCCGTGACGCCCGGCGACGGCGAGCCGCCCGCCGCCCAGATCACCGTCGGTGACCTGGTCAAGAAGGGGCTGGTGGCGCTGAACACCGACCCGGCGACGGTGGTGCGGCCGGGTGACGTGCTGGTTCCGTCGATCGGGCCGCGGCTGAGGGTGCGTGTGGCCGGTCCGGCCGATGACGGCAGGCCGCTCGGGGCGCAGATGTTCCTGCTGCGTACCAAACCGGGGTATGTCGACCCGTGGTGCTTCGCCGGGTTCCTGGGGGCGCAGGCCAACCTGCGGCGGATCGTGTCGGCGGGGTCGGTGCCGCGCGTCGACGTGCGCAAGGCGCACATGCCGCGGCTGCCGCTGACCCGGCAACTGGAGTACGCGGAGCATTTCCGCAGGCTGCGCGAGTTCGAGGACGCGCTGTGGCTGGCGGCGACGGCCGGTGAGGAGGTCGCCCGGATGGTGGGCGAGGGGCTGGTCGCGGGCACGCTGGGCAGCGGGTGA